The DNA sequence ACCTGTTGCCAGAACAGATTGAAATCGCGCACCGGCTTTTCCACCGGATACCCTTTACGCAGGAAATGCCAGAGAAATTGGTCAAGGGTCTTGGCATCACCCCAGTTCAGCAGCGGATTCCGGGTTGCCCGGACAGGAATATGGAGATGGACGGCAAAACCGAGCGTGGCAAAAGCCACTGCGAGAACCATCTCCTTAATACGGCTTATGATTCGCCAATCAGTGGCAACAATCATGAAGGCATATACCGGCACCATCAAGACCATGGTCTGGTGCGCACCAAATCCGAGCCCACACAGAAATGCCCCCAGGTAGATATAGGCCGGGCGTTCGTCCCCTTGCCGATAGCTCTCCCGCCACCTGAGCACCAGGAAAAATACCACCGCTGCAATAAAGGAAATGATCGGATACGGCTTATCATGGTTCGACTGCAACCAGAGACGTGGGGTAAAGGCAAACGAAAGTGCCGCAGCCAAGCCGACAAGGCGGATATACAAGGCCGAAAACTTGCTATCTACTGAAAGACGCTCGTTGGCAAGGATATAGGTAACCAGCAGGTACACGGCATAACATGCAGCAGCAGCGGAAACCGCGGTAGCAATGTTGACTCGGAAGGCGATGCTCCCGAAAGGGAGGAAGGTGAACGGCTTTGCATAATTGATGAAAAAAGGGTATCCGGGGGAATGGGCAGACCCCAGCGAGTAAATGGCGGTCATGAACTCGCCGCTATCGAAAAAAGTGACGGACGGCGCAAGGGTCATGAGATAAATGCTCAGCGGAACCAGGAACGAAAGCAGCGCGCAGTGGTCCAGCCTAAAGAAGAGTCGGTCGGCTTTCAAGATTGTAGCTCCTTTTCAGGCGAGGTCGTCCTGATTGATGAAAACGAGATCTTTTCACGCCACATATGATAGGCGCCGGCGATAATAACCGGGAAAAAGCTTACCCCATGGATTACCAGTGCTACGGACAGCGCTTTTTCGGAAGGGATGTTGAAAGCCGCCAGGGCCGTAACGCAAGCGATGTGATAGGTGCCGACATAACCTGGAGAGGCGGGGACCATGACCCCGAACACCAGGAAGATAAGAATAAAGAGCGAGCCGGTGAACGGCAGCACGATGCCAAATGAGCGGAGCAGTAGGTCAACCGGCCAGGCGGCGAACGCCCAGATGAAGAGAGAGCTGGCGATAACCGCAGCAAGCTCCCGTGGCGCCGTTGACAGGCGGATCCCCCCTATGAACGATCCGAGGAGCGGTATCAGCTTTTCTGAGAAGACCGCCGGAAAAGGGCGCAGCAGTTTCCCCACGAGACTTAGGGTCCAGGAGGTCCGTCGTTTCAGCAGCACCAGAAACGCAATCACCCCGCAGTAAAGGGTCAGGGTAATATACCCTCCGGCAACCATCCGCTGCTGGACCGTCTCCATTCCTGGAGGAAGGTGCAGGGTGAAGAAGGTAAAAAGGAGCATCAACAGCACGGTGAACCCGTCGCAGAGCCGGTCGACAACCAGGGTCGCAAAGACCGCGCTGGTATCAATCCCCTCCTTGCGGGCAAGAACGTATGCCCTAACAAACTCCCCCAGCCTTGCGGGAAGAAGGTTATTGGCCATATAGCCGATGATGGTCGCCGGATACAGCGAGCCGAGCGGCACTTTTTTAAGGGGGAGCACCAGGAAGTGCCAGCGTACCGCCCTGCCGAAGAAACTGATGAAGGTGGCAATAACCGCGGGCACCAGATAGCGCCAATCCATCTCGCGGAACGCCGCAGCAACCTTATGAGGGTCAATCTTGGTGAACAGCAACCCCATGCAGAGGGCACTGATGCCGATACCGACCCAGAATTTATAATCTACACCCTGTTTTCCCAAAATCAGACCCTCTCCAAGTACTCCCGGTATTCGATCACCGACGTTGCGCCCAGAATCTTCCGGCACTGGGCAACATCAGCAGTAATCGCGTGCTTGAGCTCGTCTACCCCTGCGAATTTACGTTCGTCACGGATCTTTGCAATGAAATAAATACGCAGCTCCCTGTCGTAGAGATCACCGGCAAAATCAAAGAGAAACACCTCGATGGATGTCTCGTCGTTGCCGAAGGTCGGGTTGTTGCCGATGTTGCAGGCGCCATCATACAACGCTTCATCTATCTTAACCTTGACGGCATAGACGCCGCTCGCAGGGATGAGTTCCTTCTCAGTTCTGATGTTGGCTGTGGGAAAACCAAGACCTGCTCCCCGGCGATGTCCGGCCACCACAACCCCGCCAAGAGAGAACTGACGCCCAAGCAACGGCACCACACCAACAACGTCTCCATCCTGAATAAGCCGTCTCACCTGGCTGCTGCTGTAGATCATTCCTTCATGCCCTATCGGCTCAAGCACCTGGACCTTAAAACCGAACTCTTTCCCCATCTCCACCAAAGTAGAGACATTTCCCTGCCGGTTGCGGCCAAACGAATAATCATAACCGATCACAAGAAGCGTTACTTTAAGTCGCTTGACGAGAACATCCTCGACAAACTGCCGCGCCGTCAACGCAGCGAATGAGTCCTCAAAGGGAATGGTCAGCAGGCAGTCAATGCCGGACGCTGCTATCAGGTTTTCCTTTTCCGCATAGGTATTGATCAGCTTGAGATGCTTCTTCGGGTTGGGAATAACCTTTAGCGGATGCGGCACAAAGGTGACGACAACCGAAACCGCCCCCTCTCGTTCCGCCGCAGTACGGACCGTGCGAAATATTTCCCGGTGGCCGAGATGCACGCCATCAAAATTGCCAATGGTTACAACGCTCGTACCCAGTGACGCGGGGATCTCTTCAAGGGAGCGATAAATCTCCATACACCCTTCTCTCCCTTGCAATCAATCTATTGGAGCCAGTTCCGAGGTCTCCGGAACCGGTCGTTTCTTACCGAAAAGCCAGACAACCCAGATGCTGATCTCATACATCAAATAAAGTGGCACCATGATGACAAACATGGTGATCAGGTCGGCGTGGAAGGCGGCAATGATGGAACTGGCCAGCAATGCATACTTGCGGTTGCGGGCCAGGAACGGATAGGTGACGATACCAAAACGTCCTAGGAGCAGCATCAGGATCGGGAGTTCGAAAATAAGACCGAACATCAGGATCAACCGCAGGCAGAAGTTGACATAGGAACTGAGATTGAACCAGCTCTGCAGCCCCTCGGCCTCATAGGAGAGCGAAAAGTTGATAATAACCGGCCAGATGATCAGCAGAAAAAAAAGCGCACCGACACAAAAGCTGAGGGTACTGACGCTGATGAATGGCAAGACCATCCGTTTTTCCTTTATCGTCAGCCCCGGCGCGACAAAAAGCCATATCTGGAAAAACACCACCGGCAGAACCAGTATCAGGCCGGCAATTGCCGAAATTTTGCACTGCACGAAAAACGGCTCCAGAGGAGCACTGTAGTTGAGGCGCCTGTCCTTGGGAGCTACCGTGAATTCTTTGTCGAGCTGATATCGAGTATATAGTGACGGAAAATGTTCTTTTACCTTGAGATAGGCCGATTTCTTGACTTCAGTCAGATAAGTCTTGCCGGTCAAAGGCTTCTCGATAAAAGTAAGAACCGGACCGGAAAAGTTCCAGGCCACCCCCATGCCAATAACAACGGCAAACACAATTACGATCAACCTGCGACGCAGCTCCACCAGATGCTCTATCAGCGAAAGAACCTTGTCGTTCCCCTTTTCGTTCTCCATGTATCTGCTCCACAGAAATATTTAGTAAAACCAATGCAAAGTAGCACAGCAGCAGCTCAAGGTGCAACCCGTTTTCAACGCCGCTTGCCGCGCCCTTTGCGGTTACCAGCCATCTTCTTGTTACCAGTCTTCTTCCCAGCTTTTTTATCGGTCGGTCTGCCACCCTCCCTGCCGCGCCGGGCATCCGGCCACTTGCCAGCAACTCGCTTCGGTTTCGGCAGGTCCAGCTCCCAGCCGGCATCAGTCTGTTGCAGCGGGATATGGTCAAGCAGAGCGAACTCGATCTGCCGCTGTTCCAGGCTGACCGCAGCTACCAGCACCTTAACCCGGTCGCCGATCCGGAACATCCTGCGGGTATTG is a window from the Geoanaerobacter pelophilus genome containing:
- a CDS encoding lysylphosphatidylglycerol synthase transmembrane domain-containing protein; the encoded protein is MGKQGVDYKFWVGIGISALCMGLLFTKIDPHKVAAAFREMDWRYLVPAVIATFISFFGRAVRWHFLVLPLKKVPLGSLYPATIIGYMANNLLPARLGEFVRAYVLARKEGIDTSAVFATLVVDRLCDGFTVLLMLLFTFFTLHLPPGMETVQQRMVAGGYITLTLYCGVIAFLVLLKRRTSWTLSLVGKLLRPFPAVFSEKLIPLLGSFIGGIRLSTAPRELAAVIASSLFIWAFAAWPVDLLLRSFGIVLPFTGSLFILIFLVFGVMVPASPGYVGTYHIACVTALAAFNIPSEKALSVALVIHGVSFFPVIIAGAYHMWREKISFSSIRTTSPEKELQS
- a CDS encoding bifunctional riboflavin kinase/FAD synthetase, with amino-acid sequence MEIYRSLEEIPASLGTSVVTIGNFDGVHLGHREIFRTVRTAAEREGAVSVVVTFVPHPLKVIPNPKKHLKLINTYAEKENLIAASGIDCLLTIPFEDSFAALTARQFVEDVLVKRLKVTLLVIGYDYSFGRNRQGNVSTLVEMGKEFGFKVQVLEPIGHEGMIYSSSQVRRLIQDGDVVGVVPLLGRQFSLGGVVVAGHRRGAGLGFPTANIRTEKELIPASGVYAVKVKIDEALYDGACNIGNNPTFGNDETSIEVFLFDFAGDLYDRELRIYFIAKIRDERKFAGVDELKHAITADVAQCRKILGATSVIEYREYLERV
- the tatC gene encoding twin-arginine translocase subunit TatC; the encoded protein is MENEKGNDKVLSLIEHLVELRRRLIVIVFAVVIGMGVAWNFSGPVLTFIEKPLTGKTYLTEVKKSAYLKVKEHFPSLYTRYQLDKEFTVAPKDRRLNYSAPLEPFFVQCKISAIAGLILVLPVVFFQIWLFVAPGLTIKEKRMVLPFISVSTLSFCVGALFFLLIIWPVIINFSLSYEAEGLQSWFNLSSYVNFCLRLILMFGLIFELPILMLLLGRFGIVTYPFLARNRKYALLASSIIAAFHADLITMFVIMVPLYLMYEISIWVVWLFGKKRPVPETSELAPID